In a genomic window of Thermoanaerobaculales bacterium:
- a CDS encoding AI-2E family transporter encodes MVEYVRAPWRQPPRLAWIALIVALVLAALVVLRILAVFVSVIFMALVAASLLYHPFRKLAALLNGRRRIAAGLICLALVLGLMVPSAWLAVEVSRETIGFYQLSTEQLNERTLLDAIAARQGDLDRLNQLLSPLGVSLTPEEIVQRVSSAAAGVGRFFYRQGVSIATGLVRFVIGFLVWVLTLYFLFVDGRALRHWFRAVIPLAADEQDLVRARFVDMAGSLVIGNGIAGVIQGIGGGLVFYLLGLQGPVLWGVVMAILGWIPVIGISAVYVPAWVILMLAGEPGRAFALLIPLMVLATVSESILKPVLVGRRSELPTLLVFFALLGGFDAFGPVGLIVGPMMMTVFLTLVEIYRDRYQPFLLPATPASPPAQAGEQSAAGAAAPGAESRRPADPPAQAPATGDRLR; translated from the coding sequence ATGGTCGAGTATGTCCGGGCCCCGTGGCGGCAGCCGCCCAGGCTTGCCTGGATCGCGCTGATCGTCGCGCTCGTGCTGGCCGCGCTGGTCGTGCTGCGCATCCTCGCGGTCTTCGTGTCGGTCATCTTCATGGCGCTGGTCGCGGCCAGCCTGCTCTACCACCCGTTCCGCAAGCTGGCCGCCCTGCTCAACGGCCGGCGCCGGATCGCGGCCGGGCTGATCTGCCTGGCGCTGGTGCTGGGGCTGATGGTGCCGTCGGCCTGGCTCGCGGTCGAGGTCTCGCGGGAGACGATCGGGTTCTACCAGCTCAGCACCGAGCAGCTGAACGAGCGGACGCTGCTCGACGCGATCGCCGCCCGCCAGGGTGATCTCGACCGGCTCAACCAGCTGCTCTCCCCGCTCGGAGTGTCGCTCACTCCGGAGGAGATCGTGCAGCGGGTGTCGTCAGCAGCCGCCGGCGTCGGCCGCTTCTTCTATCGGCAGGGGGTGTCCATCGCGACCGGCCTGGTGCGGTTCGTGATCGGGTTCCTGGTCTGGGTGCTGACCCTCTACTTCCTGTTCGTCGACGGGCGGGCCCTGCGCCACTGGTTCCGCGCGGTCATCCCGCTGGCGGCCGACGAGCAGGACTTGGTGCGAGCCCGGTTCGTGGACATGGCGGGCTCGCTGGTCATCGGCAATGGCATCGCGGGCGTCATCCAGGGCATCGGCGGCGGCCTCGTGTTCTACCTTCTTGGCCTCCAGGGCCCGGTGCTGTGGGGCGTGGTGATGGCGATCCTCGGCTGGATCCCGGTGATCGGGATCTCCGCGGTGTACGTCCCGGCGTGGGTGATCCTGATGCTCGCCGGCGAGCCGGGGCGGGCGTTCGCGCTGCTGATCCCGCTGATGGTCCTGGCGACGGTTTCCGAGTCGATCCTGAAACCGGTCCTGGTCGGCCGCCGCAGCGAGCTGCCCACGCTGCTCGTGTTCTTCGCCCTGCTCGGCGGCTTCGACGCCTTCGGCCCGGTCGGGCTGATCGTCGGGCCGATGATGATGACGGTGTTCCTGACCCTGGTCGAGATCTACCGCGACCGCTACCAGCCGTTCCTGTTGCCGGCGACCCCGGCGAGCCCCCCGGCCCAGGCCGGCGAGCAGTCCGCCGCCGGCGC
- a CDS encoding N-acetylmuramoyl-L-alanine amidase — MRPLRTGPGRERCARRAPWGLLLVVAAAALAAVAVAQEDAPSGIDIEFDPHGELRWDRGRHPLLVVAPQRGDGWLALAQRYCGSAEHWQRIRAANPALRQPMQDRTVGIPVETLRGELRLEAVQRLFPVDRRVAGGWEHWVLDPFDGEEESWDWLAELFTGSAAAAAALREANPELPADDLVRGPPLLVPERRLLAAFRDQPLPAEPTPTPVAPVAARPTPPAAVADAAAAPLAYGADDRGPYAEYRLQRGEALYSAVVVRFTGQLAAKEVTATALEIAKRSGIVDVTTIPVGYPVRIPLDLLLPRYLPADHPRRVAYEEGQRELAGFLEVVRAIDLSGVHVILDAGHGGADPGSAIDGLWEASYVYDIVCRIKANFERHTRATVWVTRMDSSQGLAVPQRDRLEQDRDQYLLTTPRYGLQDATLGVNLRWYLSNDIILNRLGPTVPRSKTVFLSVHADSLHPSVRGAMVYVPSRELRPSSYTVGRSDIRQFAEYRNHPTIRLGADFKARVEASSRHLAANLIAGLDRNDITLHPADPVRDRVLRGRRTWVPAVLRYSAAQHAVLLECCNMANAEDRRNLVDRSWRERLALAVVEGTAAAFGAKP; from the coding sequence GTGCGGCCGCTGCGGACCGGGCCCGGGCGGGAACGCTGCGCGCGCCGCGCTCCCTGGGGCCTGCTGCTGGTCGTGGCGGCCGCCGCGCTGGCGGCCGTGGCGGTGGCCCAGGAGGACGCGCCGAGCGGCATCGACATCGAGTTCGACCCGCACGGCGAGCTGCGCTGGGACCGCGGCCGGCACCCGCTGCTGGTAGTCGCGCCGCAGCGAGGCGACGGCTGGCTCGCCCTCGCCCAGCGCTACTGCGGGTCGGCGGAGCACTGGCAGCGGATCCGCGCCGCCAACCCGGCCCTCCGACAGCCGATGCAGGACCGCACCGTCGGGATCCCGGTCGAGACCCTGCGCGGCGAGCTCCGGCTGGAGGCGGTGCAGCGGCTGTTCCCGGTCGACCGGCGGGTGGCCGGCGGCTGGGAGCACTGGGTGCTCGACCCGTTCGACGGCGAGGAGGAGAGCTGGGACTGGCTCGCCGAGCTGTTCACCGGCTCGGCCGCCGCCGCCGCCGCGCTGCGCGAGGCCAACCCCGAGCTTCCGGCCGACGATCTGGTGCGCGGGCCGCCGCTGCTGGTGCCGGAGCGTCGCCTGCTGGCGGCCTTCCGCGACCAGCCGCTGCCTGCCGAGCCGACCCCGACGCCGGTGGCTCCGGTGGCTGCGCGGCCGACCCCTCCGGCGGCGGTCGCGGACGCCGCGGCGGCGCCCCTGGCGTACGGCGCCGACGATCGCGGGCCTTATGCCGAGTACCGGCTGCAGCGTGGCGAGGCGCTGTACTCGGCGGTGGTGGTCCGCTTCACCGGCCAGCTCGCCGCCAAGGAGGTCACTGCGACCGCCCTCGAGATCGCCAAGCGGTCCGGAATCGTCGACGTGACCACGATCCCGGTCGGCTATCCGGTGAGGATCCCCCTCGACCTCCTGCTGCCGAGGTACCTGCCGGCCGACCACCCGCGGCGCGTGGCGTACGAGGAGGGACAGCGCGAGCTGGCGGGCTTCCTGGAGGTCGTGCGGGCGATCGATCTGTCCGGCGTCCACGTCATCCTGGACGCCGGGCACGGCGGCGCCGATCCCGGCTCGGCGATCGACGGCCTGTGGGAGGCGAGCTACGTCTATGACATCGTCTGCCGGATCAAGGCGAACTTCGAGCGCCACACCCGCGCGACCGTCTGGGTGACGCGGATGGACTCGAGCCAGGGGCTCGCGGTCCCGCAGCGCGACCGGCTGGAGCAGGACCGCGACCAGTACCTGCTGACGACGCCCCGCTACGGGCTCCAGGACGCGACGCTCGGGGTCAACCTGCGCTGGTACCTGAGCAACGACATCATCCTCAACCGGCTCGGACCGACCGTGCCCCGGTCGAAGACGGTCTTCCTGTCGGTGCACGCCGACTCGCTCCACCCCAGCGTGCGCGGCGCCATGGTCTACGTGCCCTCGCGGGAGCTGCGCCCGAGCAGCTACACCGTCGGGCGATCCGACATCCGGCAGTTCGCCGAGTACCGCAACCACCCCACGATCCGCCTGGGGGCCGACTTCAAGGCGCGGGTCGAGGCGTCGTCGCGCCACCTCGCCGCGAACCTGATCGCGGGCCTCGACCGCAACGACATCACCCTGCACCCCGCGGATCCGGTCCGCGATCGAGTGCTGCGCGGCCGCAGGACGTGGGTGCCGGCGGTGCTTCGCTACTCGGCCGCCCAGCATGCCGTGCTGCTCGAGTGCTGCAACATGGCCAACGCGGAGGATCGACGCAACCTCGTCGACCGGAGCTGGCGCGAGCGGCTCGCGCTCGCGGTGGTCGAGGGGACCGCGGCGGCGTTCGGCGCGAAACCCTGA
- a CDS encoding Maf family protein: MTGPRARAGAGPERQEPRLVLASGSPRRRQLLEILGIPCRVVASGLDERQLPDEAAADFALRASRDKALAVAGGGCDLPVLGADTVVEVDGVALGKPRDADEAFAMLRRLAGRTHHVHTGVALAIGSRCEALVDTAAVRFLALDDATIRWYVGTGEPLDKAGAYAVQGSGGLLVEGVEGSPSTVVGLPIQRLPELFARCGLDFWELIRRP; the protein is encoded by the coding sequence ATGACGGGCCCTCGGGCACGGGCAGGCGCCGGGCCGGAGCGGCAGGAGCCCCGCCTCGTCCTCGCCAGCGGCTCACCCCGGCGCCGGCAGCTGCTCGAGATCCTCGGGATCCCCTGCCGGGTGGTCGCGTCCGGGCTCGACGAGCGGCAGCTCCCGGACGAGGCCGCCGCCGACTTCGCGCTCCGGGCCTCGCGCGACAAGGCCCTCGCGGTCGCCGGCGGCGGCTGCGACCTGCCGGTGCTCGGCGCCGACACCGTGGTCGAGGTCGACGGCGTCGCGCTCGGCAAGCCTCGCGACGCCGACGAGGCGTTCGCCATGCTGCGGCGTCTGGCCGGCCGCACCCACCACGTCCACACCGGCGTCGCGCTGGCGATCGGCAGCCGCTGCGAGGCGCTGGTCGACACCGCGGCGGTCCGTTTCCTCGCGCTCGACGACGCCACGATCCGCTGGTACGTCGGGACCGGCGAGCCGCTGGACAAGGCCGGGGCCTACGCCGTCCAGGGCAGCGGCGGGCTGCTCGTCGAGGGGGTCGAGGGCTCGCCGAGCACGGTCGTCGGGCTGCCGATCCAACGGCTGCCCGAGCTGTTCGCGCGCTGCGGGCTCGACTTCTGGGAGCTCATTCGCCGGCCTTGA
- a CDS encoding class I SAM-dependent methyltransferase, translated as MTTPDLNPASVAESLEVDERLLPYMPYLLQDLWALGSAIDEIIALAGSLGLPPKSRALDLGCGKGAVAVRLASELRLEVVGIDAMASFLADAERKASEHRVSDLCDFRHLDALEFVSREHDFDLVILASVGGIFGSFADTAARLRSQVRPGGYMLIDDGYLKHGGRMSRRGYAHYRDHDETVAELTVFGDVLLREASTTDASSRINDEFQRLIEERGRELMAMHPELSTDIIAYLDGQAEECRVIMDQLEGAVWLLRKAQ; from the coding sequence TTGACCACGCCCGACCTGAACCCAGCGTCCGTCGCCGAGTCGCTCGAGGTCGACGAGCGTCTGCTTCCGTACATGCCCTACCTGCTCCAGGATCTCTGGGCTCTGGGCAGCGCGATCGACGAGATCATCGCTCTGGCCGGCTCGCTCGGCCTCCCGCCCAAGAGCCGGGCCCTCGATCTCGGATGCGGCAAGGGTGCAGTGGCAGTGCGGCTCGCATCCGAGCTCAGACTGGAGGTGGTCGGCATCGACGCCATGGCCTCATTCCTGGCCGATGCCGAGCGCAAGGCGAGCGAGCACCGGGTGTCCGACCTGTGCGACTTCAGGCATCTCGATGCTCTCGAGTTCGTGTCCCGGGAGCACGACTTCGACCTGGTCATTCTGGCTTCGGTTGGCGGCATCTTCGGCTCCTTCGCAGACACCGCGGCTCGACTGCGGAGCCAGGTTCGGCCCGGCGGCTACATGCTGATCGACGATGGCTACCTCAAGCATGGCGGCCGGATGAGCCGCAGGGGCTATGCACACTATCGAGATCACGATGAGACCGTCGCCGAGCTGACCGTCTTCGGTGATGTGCTGCTCCGGGAAGCGAGCACTACCGACGCGAGCTCGAGAATCAACGACGAGTTCCAGCGGCTCATCGAAGAACGGGGGCGCGAGCTGATGGCAATGCATCCGGAGCTGTCGACGGACATCATCGCCTACCTTGACGGGCAGGCGGAGGAATGCCGGGTGATCATGGACCAGCTGGAAGGGGCGGTGTGGCTGCTCCGAAAAGCGCAATGA
- a CDS encoding RluA family pseudouridine synthase: MSRPPTPPAVRLVAPPEQDGARIDQFLAAATALSRRACRSLVAAGAVLRNGEVLRVQSRTVVAGDVIDVLRPADELGVPARPSLPLPVILFEDAWLLVVDKPAWVLSQPAETADEGELAIEQQLLLALAAREGRRPFLRLVHRLDRATSGAVLFARKEQALPRLAASWRSGEVDRRYLAVVAGDPELDQLEVDRPIGRDRAHRWRFQVDPAGRPARTTIRVLVRHAAGTALVECRLLTGRTHQVRVHLAAVGLPVVGDRLYGAPPRPAAARPLLHAAGLELPHPGDGRRLRIESPPPADFAPYLEAGVGTSGRGGNYRAPG, encoded by the coding sequence ATGTCGCGGCCCCCCACCCCGCCCGCGGTCCGCCTGGTGGCGCCGCCGGAGCAGGACGGGGCTCGGATCGATCAGTTTCTCGCCGCCGCCACCGCGCTGTCGCGCCGCGCATGCCGGTCGCTGGTCGCCGCCGGCGCCGTGCTGCGCAACGGCGAGGTGCTCCGCGTCCAGTCGAGGACCGTGGTGGCCGGAGACGTCATCGATGTCCTGCGCCCGGCGGACGAGCTCGGCGTTCCGGCCCGGCCGTCGCTCCCGCTCCCGGTCATCCTGTTCGAGGACGCCTGGCTGCTGGTCGTGGACAAGCCGGCATGGGTGCTGTCGCAGCCCGCCGAGACCGCCGATGAGGGCGAGCTCGCGATCGAGCAGCAATTGCTGCTCGCCCTGGCCGCACGCGAGGGCCGGCGCCCCTTCCTGCGCCTGGTGCACCGGCTGGACCGCGCGACCAGCGGGGCCGTGCTGTTCGCGCGCAAGGAGCAGGCGCTGCCGCGCCTCGCCGCGTCGTGGCGGTCCGGCGAGGTCGACCGGCGCTACCTGGCGGTGGTCGCCGGCGATCCCGAGCTCGACCAGCTCGAGGTGGATCGGCCGATCGGCCGCGACCGTGCCCACCGCTGGCGGTTCCAGGTCGACCCGGCCGGACGGCCCGCGCGGACCACGATTCGCGTCCTGGTCCGCCACGCCGCCGGCACGGCGCTGGTCGAGTGCCGGCTGCTCACCGGTCGCACCCACCAGGTCCGCGTCCACCTCGCCGCGGTCGGCCTGCCGGTGGTCGGGGACCGGCTGTACGGAGCGCCGCCGCGCCCCGCGGCCGCGCGGCCCCTGCTCCACGCGGCCGGCCTCGAGCTGCCCCACCCCGGGGACGGCCGCCGGCTGCGCATCGAAAGCCCGCCGCCCGCCGACTTCGCGCCCTACCTGGAGGCAGGGGTGGGAACGTCGGGCCGCGGCGGCAATTACCGAGCTCCCGGATAG
- a CDS encoding HAMP domain-containing sensor histidine kinase produces the protein MTATVRSSQATSPPDPEWLINQIAHALRNPIFAATVQAEALLLKVGGQDALARSATMIQGQLKRLADDLDEMLLLGRPARLSVRMADLAGIAVEVARSFCSGPTGDRAAVEVRGAATLPLMCDPDAVRAILERLVRNAAQHSQAAQVVDLEVTGGEGGGAVLAVRDRGEGIAPELLDKIFLPFFPQHRGRPGLGLTVAAKLAHALGGYVEISSEPGAGTTARLVLPASPPAAGP, from the coding sequence GTGACTGCCACCGTCCGATCGTCGCAGGCCACATCCCCGCCCGACCCGGAGTGGCTCATCAACCAGATCGCTCACGCCCTGCGCAACCCGATCTTCGCGGCCACCGTCCAGGCCGAGGCGCTGCTGCTCAAGGTGGGTGGCCAGGACGCGCTGGCCAGGTCAGCCACCATGATCCAGGGCCAGCTCAAGCGCCTCGCCGACGACCTCGACGAGATGCTGCTGCTCGGCCGGCCGGCGCGTCTGAGCGTGCGCATGGCCGACCTCGCGGGCATCGCCGTAGAGGTGGCCCGGAGCTTCTGCAGCGGCCCAACGGGCGACCGGGCCGCCGTCGAGGTCCGCGGCGCTGCGACGCTGCCGCTGATGTGCGACCCGGATGCGGTCCGGGCCATCCTCGAGCGCCTGGTGCGCAATGCGGCCCAGCACTCGCAGGCGGCGCAGGTCGTCGACCTCGAGGTCACGGGCGGCGAGGGCGGCGGCGCAGTGCTGGCGGTCCGCGACCGCGGAGAAGGCATCGCTCCCGAGCTCCTCGACAAGATCTTCCTGCCGTTCTTCCCCCAGCACCGGGGCCGGCCCGGCCTCGGGCTAACGGTGGCGGCCAAGCTCGCCCACGCCCTCGGCGGGTACGTCGAGATCTCGAGCGAGCCGGGGGCCGGCACGACCGCCCGCCTGGTGCTGCCGGCCTCGCCGCCGGCGGCCGGGCCCTGA